The Panicum hallii strain FIL2 chromosome 9, PHallii_v3.1, whole genome shotgun sequence genome has a window encoding:
- the LOC112878083 gene encoding proline-rich receptor-like protein kinase PERK4 — protein sequence MASNSSTSPPAAPSPPKSSPGPSAAQPPSADSPPPPSPPPAASSSPAPPEPSASSPPPPPRSRGSPLSPAKIHSPSPPEQSSRGSRGGGSPSPPPPVSTHRGGPTMVEIVFAAAGAAALLVILIAACVCCSRRTAPRRRKRPHNPMHYYADSSSAYEGNYTSGPQQQWQSDAGAAATMSSFGPPGGGWHAPPPDMTSGVYSSSPQPPPSPHEALGLGKGTFTYEQLAAATANFSPANLLGQGGFGYVHKGMLPGGKAVAVKQLKSGSGQGEREFQAEVDIISRVHHRHLVSLVGYCIAGARRMLVYEFVPNKTLEYHLHGKGQPVMEWSTRLRIALGAAKGLAYLHEDCHPRIIHRDIKSANILLDNFFEAMVADFGLAKLTSDNSTHVSTRVMGTFGYLAPEYASSGKLTEKSDVFSYGVMLLELLTGRRPVDTGTAISSFLEDSLVDWARPALSRALADGDYDGVADPRLHGSYDPVEMARLVASAAAAVRHSAKKRPKMSQIVRALEGDMSLEDLNEGVRPGQSMTFGTASASLYKANRAPGRYTSDMERIRQATVAIPEYSGGAVTGFGRPSPVGSEGPFDDDDLSPVKGQPRR from the exons ATGGCGTCTAATTCTTCGACAAGCCCGCCGGCGGCTCCGTCGCCGCCGAAGAGCAGCCCTGGTCCTTCGGCCGCCCAGCCGCCGTCTGCGGACTCGCCGCCcccaccgtcgccgccgccggcggcttcATCCTCTCCGGCGCCACCCGAGCCCagcgcctcctcgccgccgccgccgccgaggtccCGTGGCTCTCCGCTCTCGCCGGCCAAGATCCACTCTCCATCTCCACCAGAGCAATCGTCTAGAGGCTCCCGTGGCGGTGGCAGTCCCAGTCCGCCGCCACCGGTTTCTACGCACCGTGGCGGTCCCACTATGGTGGAAATCGTTTTCGCCGCTGCCGGCGCCGCGGCGCTCCTCGTCATCCTCATCGCCGCCTGCGTCTGCTGCTCGAGGAGGACGgcgccgaggaggaggaagagaccTCACAACCCCATGCATTACTACGCCGACTCGTCATCAGCGTACGAAG GGAACTACACGAGTGGGCCGCAGCAGCAATGGCAGAGTgacgccggcgcggcggcgacgatgAGCAGCTTCGGCCCGCCGGGGGGTGGCTGgcatgcgccgccgcccgacaTGACCTCCGGCGTGTACTCCAgctcgccgcagccgccgccttcaCCACATGAGGCGCTGGGGCTCGGCAAGGGCACCTTCACCTACGAGCAGCTCGCGGCGGCCACGGCCAACTTCTCGCCGGCGAACCTGCTCGGCCAGGGCGGGTTCGGGTACGTGCACAAGGGCATGCTCCCCGGCGGCAAGGCGGTGGCCGTGAAGCAGCTCAAGTCCGGGAGCGGGCAGGGGGAGCGCGAGTTCCAGGCCGAGGTGGACATCATCAGCCGGgtgcaccaccgccacctcgtGTCCCTTGTCGGCTActgcatcgccggcgcgcggcgcATGCTCGTCTACGAGTTCGTGCCCAACAAGACCCTCGAGTACCACCTCCACG GGAAAGGACAGCCGGTGATGGAGTGGTCGACGAGGCTGCGCATCGCGCTGGGGGCGGCGAAAGGGCTCGCCTACCTGCACGAAGACT GCCATCCTCGGATCATTCACCGCGACATCAAGTCCGCTAACATTCTTCTCGACAACTTCTTCGAAGCAATG GTCGCGGACTTCGGGCTGGCCAAGCTGACCTCCGACAACAGCACGCACGTCTCGACCCGCGTCATGGGCACGTTCGGGTACCTGGCGCCGGAGTACGCGTCGAGCGGGAAGCTGACGGAGAAGTCGGACGTCTTCTCCTACGGCGTGATGCTGCTGGAGCTCCTGACGGGTCGGCGGCCCGTCGACACCGGCACCGCCATCAGCTCGTTCCTCGAGGACAGCCTTGTCGACTGG GCGAGGCCGGCCCTGTCGCGCGCGCTGGCCGACGGCGACTACGACGGCGTCGCGGACCCGAGGCTGCACGGCAGCTACGACCCCGTGGAGATGGCGCGGCTGGTGGCAagcgccgcggccgccgtgcGCCACTCGGCGAAGAAGCGCCCCAAAATGAGCCAG ATCGTGAGGGCGCTGGAGGGGGACATGTCCCTGGAGGACCTGAACGAGGGTGTGCGGCCCGGGCAGAGCATGACGTTCGGCACGGCGTCGGCGTCCTTGTACAAGGCCAACAGGGCTCCCGGGCGGTATACGTCGGACATGGAGCGGATCAGGCAGGCGACCGTGGCGATCCCGGAGTACAGTGGCGGCGCGGTCACCGGGTTTGGCCGTCCCTCGCCGGTCGGGAGCGAGGGGCCCTTCGACGACGACGATTTGAGTCCGGTGAAGGGTCAGCCGCGCCGGTAG
- the LOC112878084 gene encoding glucose-6-phosphate isomerase, cytosolic, producing MASSALICDTEQWKALQAHVGAIQKTHLRDLMADADRCKAMTAEFEGIFLDYSRQQATGETIEKLLKLAEAAKLKEKIEKMFKGEKINSTENRSVLHVALRAPRDAVINSDGVNVVPEVWSVKDKIKQFSETFRSGSWVGATGKALTNVVSVGIGGSFLGPLFVHTALQTDPEAAECAKGRQLRFLANVDPVDVARSIKDLDPETTLVVVVSKTFTTAETMLNARTIKEWIVSSLGPQAVSKHMIAVSTNLKLVKEFGIDPNNAFAFWDWVGGRYSVCSAVGVLPLSLQYGFPIVQKFLEGASSIDKHFYSSSFEKNLPVLLGLLSVWNVSFLGYPARAILPYSQALEKLAPHIQQLSMESNGKGVSIDGVPLPIETGEIDFGEPGTNGQHSFYQLIHQGRVIPCDFIGVVKSQQPVYLKGETVSNHDELMSNFFAQPDALAYGKTPEQLHSEKVPEHLIPHKTFKGNRPSLSLLLPTLSAYEIGQLLSIYEHRIAVQGFIWGINSFDQWGVELGKSLASQVRKQLHGSRMEGKAVEGFNHSTTSLLARYLAVKPSTPYDSTVLPKV from the exons ATGGCGTCGTCGGCGCTAATCTGCGACACGGAGCAGTGGAAGGCCCTTCAG GCGCACGTCGGTGCGATTCAGAAGACGCACCTGCGGGACCTGATGGCCGACGCCGACCGCTGCAAGGCAATGACGGC TGAGTTTGAAGGGATTTTTCTGGATTACTCGAGGCAGCAGGCGACAGGTGAAACCATTGAGAAGCTGCTCAAATTGGCAGAG GCTGCGAAGCTCAAGGAGAAGATTGAGAAGATGTTTAAAGGTGAAAAG ATAAATAGCACAGAGAACCGGTCAGTGCTTCATGTAGCTCTAAGGGCTCCAAGAGATGCAGTTATAAACAGTGATGGGGTAAATGTGGTCCCTGAGGTTTGGAGCGTTAAAGATAAAATCAAGCAGTTTTCAGAGACATTTAGAAGTGGTTCATGG GTTGGGGCAACTGGAAAAGCATTGACAAATGTTGTGTCAGTTGGAATAGGTGGTAGCTTTCTTGGGCCTCTATTTGTGCATACTGCACTCCAAACTG ATCCAGAAGCAGCAGAATGTGCAAAAGGCCGGCAGCTGAGATT CCTTGCAAATGTTGATCCAGTTGACGTTGCACGAAGCATTAAAGATTTAGATCCTGAAACTACTCTGG TTGTGGTTGTATCGAAGACCTTCACAACTGCTGAAACAATGCTAAATGCTCGAACCATTAAGGAGTGGATTGTCTCTTCTCTTGG GCCACAGGCTGTTTCAAAACATATGATTGCTGTCAGTACTAATCTTAAG CTTGTGAAGGAGTTTGGAATTGACCCAAACAATGCTTTTGCCTTCTGGGACTGGGTTGGTGGACGCTATAGTG TTTGCAGTGCCGTTGGTGTTCTGCCGTTATCTCTTCAGTATGGCTTTCCAATTGTCCAGAA ATTTTTGGAGGGTGCTTCCAGCATTGACAAGCATTTCTACTCATCTTCATTTGAGAAAAATTTACCT GTACTCCTTGGTTTGCTGAGTGTGTGGAATGTTTCATTTCTTGGTTACCCAGCTAGA GCAATATTACCATATTCCCAGGCGCTTGAGAAATTGGCACCACATATACAGCAG CTTAGTATGGAGAGTAACGGAAAAGGTGTCTCCATTGATGGTGTTCCACTTCCCATTGAAACTGGTGAAATTGATTTTGGTGAACCTGGAACTAATGGCCAACATAGCTTCTATCAATTAATCCATCAG GGAAGGGTCATCCCTTGTGATTTTATTGGGGTTGTAAAAAGTCAGCAGCCTGTTTACTTGAAAG GGGAAACTGTGAGTAATCATGATGAACTGATGTCCAATTTCTTTGCCCAGCCTGATGCACTTGCTTATGGAAAG ACTCCTGAACAATTGCACAGTGAGAAAGTTCCGGAACATCTTATCCCTCATAAG ACTTTTAAGGGAAACCGGCCATCACTAAGTTTGCTGCTGCCTACACTATCTGCGTATGAGATTGGACAG CTTTTATCCATTTATGAGCACCGGATTGCAGTTCAGGGTTTCATATGGGGAATCAACTCGTTTGATCAGTGGGGAGTGGAGCTAGGGAAG TCACTAGCTTCTCAAGTGAGGAAACAGCTGCATGGATCCCGGATGGAGGGGAAGGCTGTTGAGGGCTTTAACCACAGTACTACAAGTTTGCTAGCAAGATATCTCGCC GTCAAGCCATCCACCCCATATGACAGTACCGTGCTGCCGAAGGTGTAA